From the Drosophila simulans strain w501 chromosome 2L, Prin_Dsim_3.1, whole genome shotgun sequence genome, the window AACGATATTCCCGGTGTTCAGAAGGAAGGTACtagtattttaaattcaacaaGATAGCGAATGTTCAACATATTTAACCGAGCCGTTTAGAACatcttaaaaattgtttttttctaaattcttCTGTATCATACCCAATTCAAATTTAAGGTGATTATTCTGGAAACTTTTGTGGCAACCCTAGGCTAGAGTCGTATTCGTTTTGGTCTTCGCATTTGTGCCAAGCAAACTCATTCAAGTGGCATTATAAACTAAGTTAAAGCGACAATTTCTCCCGTACCTtattgcttgtttgtttgcattcgcTTGTCGCAGCAAATCGAAGTTCTTTCTTGGCCCCTTTTGTGAATGTGTTACCTGAAGGGAAGTGACCTCATCCATATCACATATATTCCTTAAGGAATGaagcaattttttaaattggctAGAACATACTTACTGCGCGAAATACTTTTCAATCATTCTTTTGCTGTAGAGTTAAAGGAGCTAAAAAGCGGATATGCCCCTTTAAATGACATATAACTTACATGCTGGCTTTTGCTCTCAGGCTTAGACGGCTCTTGACTTGTCCTAAAGGTTAAGCTGAGCCAtagcaaaacacacaaattgcTAAGAACATATCGATGGCACTTCACTTTGTCGCACTCAGCAATTAGGAGGCacattaatcatacgccgcgttgtcaATAAACTTGTTGAAGACATGAATCAGCGACAGTTCAACGACATTAGCATTTTCTTCCATACACTAGAAAAAATTTAAGCACATTCTTTCAgatgaaacaaaaatatatgaatataatcattaatataaaatgtcaATTGTAGATtctaatatattttgtgtaacTTCATACACCAACAGTAAATATAGctgataaatatttcaaatgcattCAAAAACACTCTTTTTCTGCGAGTGCTCACTTCAGCTGTCTCTCTGGAGGTCCTTGTCTTGTTGATTTTGCATTATCTTAATTGTGGTCCGTGTAGGTCCTGGCACGTGTGCAGAACGCATGTGCGCTGCTATTTTCGTGTGCTCCGGCTCCGGATGAAGTGCAGCTAATGACTTTGTTTGCCATGCGCCGGCTGGTGATGATGGATCGCCGTCGCCATCTGCCGTGGAAAATTGCCTAATGCCGCGGTGCATTCAGTTCAGCATCAGTCCACCTGCTGTCCGGGTGCCAATCTGCTTTGCTTGTCCAGCAATGACACACCGCAGCCTGAAGTTTCCTTCGTCCTCGCTCCTGCTGCTCTTCGCCATGCTCCTCTGCCTGTTCGCAGGACTTGCGGacagttgctgccgctgctgtctGGGCGAGAGTTGCACGGACCTCAACTGCTGCCCCTGGTGTCCAAGCGCAGTGACTTTGGATTGGACGATCTCTTGAAGGATGAAAGCCGTTGGACTATGTATACAATTTTGATCCAAATAACGCTTTCagttatttaaacaaaacaacaaatttatttcccgtttgcctttttttcAATGCCCATAATCATCTAGGACTGGCGATAAAATCGATTGTTTCGAGGACCAGGTTAACTGCAGACAGAGTCCTCTTAACGTGTGAAACACATTCTCACATTGCCACAGAGTGCTTCATAATTCGCATGCAAGACACATCAATTCATTGCTCGAAAAGCAGAAGGCTGACAAAGTGTTTTCCCAATGACTTACTCCGCCCTGCCAGTTCTCCCAGTTCTCCCAGTTTTCCGACCGACTGTCGACTGAGTGACTGAGTGACGGACTGAGGGACTTCCTGACAGCCAATAAATGTCACTTTGGCCCGGCTGATGCATGAATACATCCGTCGCCTGCCTGGTGTCTCCCCAAACAGGACCTGGTAACTCTCCGAAGTGGCAGCTTATAAAGTCCTGCTGTGTCGCCCAGATAATTGACAGCGATGTGACGAAGAAATTGAGGCAGACAGTTGTCTAGATGCGAATTTAAAGGTAAGCAGCTGCAAATGACTCACTTAGGGAGTCGGTCGAATCGAAAGTTTTCATGTCTGGAGCAGATACATGTATCAAATCAATAGTGGGCACCACTAGGCAAAACGTGGCACCACCAGAAAGTTAGCCAAGTCATCGACATGTGGATGAGCCATGACAATAGTCAAATGGCCATTTCGCTAGCTCTCTAATTGCCAAGCCAAAAAAGCAGTAAACAGAGGTCAGCGAAAGTCAAAAGTCTAGACAACAACTGTTACTTTCCACTCCCCACCAAGCTGCTCCATAATCTGCTCCATTAGTTTGGTAAAAATGTGAGCATGACTGTGGATATGGGTATGAAAAATCTGCAGTAAATTCGATTAACTATGCATGCAAATGCCATTGGAAACATGAGATATGAAATTAATTCGACGTACCATGAAACACACGTCAGGAACTCATTTGGCCAGCAGAGCTCGATGAGATCCGTGTAAGCGTTAAAGCGCCGACATGACTGCGGACAGGAATTCCGCGTGGTGTAATCCTCGGAATGGAATGGCACAGGATGACGTTGTGATGAAATGGGATGGCTTGGTCGTGCTGCAAACCAAATATTAGCTCTGCAGCTGCActgtttttcaattaaactaGCTGAATGCTCCTTCAGTCGtgcattaaaatgaaaatttaatcaCGCCAACGGCCATGGCTGCGAAATGAATCACATTCGCTGACCTGAACCTGAACCCCACGACTCCTCGATcgggcaaaaggaaaaatgcgAGGCTGAGGCCATGGAGGCGCATACGTATTGTGAggaaatatgtaattaaatttttctccCGTATGTCATGTCTTCGCCTCGACCAAGCTGATGGTTTTTTTATGAAGGCTTTATGGGGTAGTAGTGGTTCTTCACACTACAACGGCTATCAAGCTATTGGAATgtaaattactaaaaaaaatctGTATAATAAATTCCTATGGAAATGTCTTTTTCCACACTTAAGAAAACTATTTCATTCCTTTAGGTTTTCAATACACTAATTTGTAAAAGGTagcattattttaattaaatatcaaagAACAAAACTCCAGGTTCTAGTAGCTTAGATGCAGTGTGATTTTAGTAAGTGCATCTTCACGTCACTACTGAAACTTTGAACACGACTGTTTGCCGTCCGCGCTAATGGGTAACAATTAATCGCTACCATGCGAGACTTTGCTTACGTGCTCgttcattattttaaaatgcgcATCACAAGTGTtggatatatatttgtttatcgCTGGCTGCGACTTGCAGCCCGTTTAAAATGGCTGTGGCAAGACTCTGACCACACGCCCACATTTTCATGCCACGTGAAAAGGGAAAAGACCGCGCACACACGATTTTCCACGCTGATAGAGTGAAtggaaatgaatgaatgaggAATTTCACTtacccccatccccatccacatccacatccgcatccgcattcaTGTCCATGGCTGCCGCTTTCTTATCGCAGCTCTGGGCTGCGCgctgcatttatatttaaatgtatttaaacgACCGACAATTTGAGAGCATCGCCGTTGTCAGTGGCAGAGCTGCGTGGTCCCAAATACGGACAACGGACAACAGACTACTCTCCTCTCATTTGTAGTCCAGGCCAGGCCAAGGAGCCAAGCAGAAGGAGTCCGGATGAAGAAGGATCCGCCCCCAGCTGCAGTCCCATTTGTTTGTGCTCTGCCCGGCTTTGGCTTTCCCTGGGGTTTCTGGGCTCCGGCTGCTCGGGCTGTgataaaagtaaatatgtgGCATTGGTTTGTGGCCAGGCGGTTTCATTTTGGCTCGCTTCGAATTCGGTTTTCGGACTCGCTTATTTTCCGCTGGCAATGCGTTCTAgcgtaatttttaattaattcacaCTCGTCCCGGAACGCGCCcactaaattaatatttcgaaaacatttgcatttgttaaGGGAAacttaaaacatttcaatagCCCAACCAGATATTGCTTTTGCCAGAAtcacacttaaaaaaaatattatttttaagcaagAATAAAAGGGAGAGATATGCATTAAAGTTTTCCCTACCCAAATCCAGATTTGGCAACGTTTCTAGTATACCCTGCAGAAGTACATGCAGCTTGTAGACAAgctctattaaaaaaaaacccaacacTAGT encodes:
- the LOC27207675 gene encoding uncharacterized protein LOC27207675, which produces MTADRNSAWCNPRNGMAQDDVVMKWDGLVVLQTKY